A genome region from Anastrepha obliqua isolate idAnaObli1 chromosome 4, idAnaObli1_1.0, whole genome shotgun sequence includes the following:
- the LOC129244995 gene encoding F-box/LRR-repeat protein 14: MATNTEILPFHHHTTISLQTAAALTSYHGGGSGGGGGGSGGGGGSVGNHNNGPPAGAVLPTATQLAAAAWNMEDCLYQQTELPALTQRAHHLLRFTPYALHHRSQLQTLPSALYLQQAAAAAAAAAAHAQHHHHHHHHHHHQHRPASPESPPPIEGTHISNLFPEILEMIFQKLTVRDLGRAAQVCVAWRDAAYAKSVWKGVEAKLHLKRSSPSLFNSLVRRGIKKVQILSLRRSLKDLVLGVPSLVSLNLSGCFNVADLNLGHAFSVDLPNLKVLDLSLCKQITDTSLGRIAQHLKNLETLELGGCCNITNTGLLLIAWGLKKLKHLNLRSCWHISDQGIGHLAGLSKETAEGNLELEYLGLQDCQRLSDEALGHIAQGLSSLKSINLSFCVSVTDSGLKHLARMPKLEQLNLRSCDNISDIGMAYLTEGGSGITSLDVSFCDKISDQALTHIAQGLYRLRSLSLNQCQITDQGMLKIAKSLQELENLNIGQCSRITDKGLETLAQDLVNLKTIDLYGCTQLSSKGIDVIMKLPKLLKLNLGLWLVR; this comes from the coding sequence ATGGCGACAAATACCGAAATTCTACCCTTTCATCATCACACGACCATTTCCCTACAAACTGCCGCTGCACTCACCAGCTACCATGGCggtggtagtggtggtggtggtggcggtagCGGAGGCGGCGGCGGCAGCGTTGGCAATCACAACAACGGCCCACCCGCTGGTGCAGTACTTCCAACCGCTACTCAATTGGCCGCAGCCGCTTGGAATATGGAAGATTGCCTATACCAACAGACTGAACTTCCCGCCCTCACACAGCGCGCCCATCATTTGTTGCGTTTCACACCGTATGCGTTGCATCATCGCTCCCAACTGCAGACACTACCATCCGCGTTGTACCTCCAGCAGGCTGCGGCTGCTGCAGCTGCTGCGGCCGCACATGCGCAGcaccaccatcatcatcatcaccatcaccaCCACCAACATCGACCCGCGTCGCCGGAGAGTCCGCCACCTATTGAGGGTACACATATTAGCAATCTCTTCCCCGAAATTCTCGAGATGATTTTCCAGAAGCTAACGGTACGCGATTTGGGTCGTGCCGCGCAAGTATGTGTAGCCTGGCGCGACGCCGCATACGCCAAGAGTGTATGGAAAGGTGTTGAGGCCAAGTTGCATCTAAAGCGTTCCAGTCCTAGTCTCTTCAATTCATTGGTGCGTCGAGGCATAAAAAAAGTGCAGATACTGTCGCTGCGGCGCTCACTTAAGGATCTCGTGCTCGGCGTGCCATCACTAGTCTCGCTTAATTTGAGCGGTTGCTTCAATGTGGCTGATCTGAATTTGGGTCATGCCTTCTCTGTGGATCTGCCGAATCTGAAAGTACTCGATTTGTCCCTGTGCAAACAGATTACCGATACGAGTTTGGGACGCATTGCGCAGCATCTGAAGAACTTGGAGACACTCGAACTCGGCGGTTGCTGCAACATTACGAATACCGGTCTGCTGCTCATCGCGTGGGGTCTGAAAAAACTGAagcacttaaatttacgttcctGTTGGCACATCAGCGATCAGGGTATCGGACATTTGGCCGGCCTGAGCAAAGAGACCGCTGAGGGTAATCTAGAGTTGGAGTATCTGGGTTTGCAGGATTGCCAACGACTCAGCGACGAAGCGCTCGGTCATATAGCACAAGGTCTATCGTCACTAAAATCCATCAACCTGAGCTTTTGCGTCTCCGTCACGGACAGCGGCCTCAAGCACTTGGCACGTATGCCTAAACTTGAACAACTTAATCTACGTTCCTGCGACAACATCTCCGACATTGGCATGGCGTACCTCACCGAAGGGGGCAGTGGTATTACCTCACTCGACGTCAGTTTCTGCGACAAGATCAGCGATCAGGCGCTCACACACATCGCCCAGGGCCTCTATCGGCTCCGTTCGCTCAGTCTAAATCAGTGCCAAATTACCGATCAGGGTATGTTGAAGATCGCAAAGTCACTACAGGAACTAGAAAATCTTAATATTGGACAATGTAGTCGCATAACGGACAAGGGACTAGAAACACTCGCGCAAGATCTGGTAAATTTGAAGACGATTGATCTGTACGGTTGCACGCAATTATCCTCCAAGGGTATCGATGTGATTATGAAATTGCCGAAGTTGTTAAAACTGAATCTTGGACTGTGGCTCGTAAGATGA